CGTAGCGGAAGACAAAATAGAACACGACAAAGTTGATCGCACCCAGAATGATAAGGTTCACCCAATGGGTATTTTCGTACATTAACCCGAAGATACCGAAGTCGAATATCGTGCCACGAATATAACCAATCGAGACTTCCAGTATTTGCAGTGGAATCGTTAGCAAGCCGCACAATATGGCATAGATGATGAACAGCCTAGGCGCAATAAACAGGAAAGAGAACTCCAGCGGCTCAGTAATATTGCCGAGGAATGCCGTCAAGACAACGGTTAGGATCATCCCCTTGGCAAATTTCTTGTTCTTAATATAGGCCATGTGGTACATCGCCAAACCAATAGCCGGAACACGAAATAACGTGGTCAACATTTGCGATGATGCCAAATAACTGGACAACGTCGGCATAAACTCATTCCAGGCCGGATGATTCGGCCCCAGTTCAAACAAGATTTTATTCATGGCTGGCAGAATGCCAACGTAGGTTTGCCCATCAATCAGATAAGTCCCGCCGGCTTCGGTAAAGCGGACTGTCGAACTCAACACATGGTGCAGACCGAATGGAATCAACAAACGGTTTAAGGTCATGTAAATCCCAGCACCAATGTTCGGTGCCATCATGACGGTCGAAATGCTCCTCATCCCATAGGTAAAGACGTCCCAGACAAACGGGATGATCAAACCGACCGGAATAGTGAAGGCAATGGACAAGATAGCGACCGATTTTTTTCCGCTAAAGAACGCAAATGCCAACGGCAGTTGCAATCGGTAAAACCGGTCCGTGACCTTGGCGGCAAGCAAACCGGCAATGATCCCTCCCAACGCCTCTATTTTCAGTGTTTGGATACCGAGAACCATTCCCTGCCCGACAAAGGCCATATTCTCCGTCACTAATTGATCCATTAATTTCAGATGCACATGCATTGAAATCAACAGCGTCAAATAGGCGATGACCGATGAGAAAACGGCAATGCCCTTCTCTTTCTTCGACATGCCATAGGCAACCCCCATGGCAAACAGCAGCGGAATATTCTGGAACACGACGCTGCTGATTAAACCCACCGAAGACAATATCGCCTTGCAATAGGCATTCCCCAGAAAAGGTAGCTTGTCTATCATATACGCCTGACCTAGCGCGCTACAGATCCCCATTAACATCCCTACTGGTGCTAAAACGGCAATAGGCAATAATAGGGAGCGTCCGAATGTCTGTATTTCGTTTTTAAAGTTAGATTTCATTGCTTGGACCCCTAGTTCACTTAACGCCCCTATCAAACTATGCCAACATGCTCACCATCAAGGCCAAATACTGCCTGATTCAAAGCTCAGAATTTGTCCATCAAAAAGGAATCAAATACTCAAGGTGTCGGTAATAAGGTGAGATTGCGCTTTCGGCAGAGGTTACGGAACGGCTGTGACTTCCCTTCTTTCCACCGTCGATGGAAATTGCTATGTTGATTATTCCATAATTAATATAGGGATTTAAAAAATGGCGAGATTTACTGTTAGGGTTGAGCTACGTGATTCAGAAGATGCCGACTACGACGACCTACATAATAAAATGGAAACTAAGGGCTTCTCACGAACGGTGATCATTACTGAGTCTGGTGTAAAGAAATTACTTCC
The window above is part of the Yersinia massiliensis genome. Proteins encoded here:
- a CDS encoding PTS transporter subunit EIIC gives rise to the protein MKSNFKNEIQTFGRSLLLPIAVLAPVGMLMGICSALGQAYMIDKLPFLGNAYCKAILSSVGLISSVVFQNIPLLFAMGVAYGMSKKEKGIAVFSSVIAYLTLLISMHVHLKLMDQLVTENMAFVGQGMVLGIQTLKIEALGGIIAGLLAAKVTDRFYRLQLPLAFAFFSGKKSVAILSIAFTIPVGLIIPFVWDVFTYGMRSISTVMMAPNIGAGIYMTLNRLLIPFGLHHVLSSTVRFTEAGGTYLIDGQTYVGILPAMNKILFELGPNHPAWNEFMPTLSSYLASSQMLTTLFRVPAIGLAMYHMAYIKNKKFAKGMILTVVLTAFLGNITEPLEFSFLFIAPRLFIIYAILCGLLTIPLQILEVSIGYIRGTIFDFGIFGLMYENTHWVNLIILGAINFVVFYFVFRYAIGKFDIKTPGRENEMADSALLNNKEYDKVAQLVVEGLGGKNNIKRVENCVSRLRIDLGDQKLVNMELLKESGSLGTFIPSSNHIHVVFGPHVEFVRNAVDDQLAGITQR